One genomic window of Ostrinia nubilalis chromosome W, ilOstNubi1.1, whole genome shotgun sequence includes the following:
- the LOC135086281 gene encoding uncharacterized protein LOC135086281 isoform X2, producing MELNELIAARGYVKGTITRLTSLVSTPQSVKNLSKENLMAKRKKLIDSFSQYEKLNIKILTIQPDDKEDVELFEENYYNIISVIDQELNSRDNRNHSAPMSKLHLPPIDVPIFSDAYTSRAFQMERDATKKPTINTFLEYLDKRALALENADPGFHGQQRQPQKEQGNAVGRIVAYTAAQEPTCLYCAAAYRAAGAA from the exons ATGGAGCTGAACGAGCTAATAGCCGCGCGAGGCTACGTAAAAGGTACGATTACACGATTAACTTCACTTGTTTCGACACCGCAGTCAGTTAAAAACTTGTCTAAAGAAAACTTAATGGCTAAGAGGAAAAAATTGATCGACTCCTTTAGTCAATACGAAAAGTTAAATATTAAGATTTTAACTATCCAACCAGATGACAAGGAGGATGTTGAACTTTTTGAGGAAAACTATTACAACATCATATCAGTAATTGACCAAGAACTTAACAGCCGTGATAATAGGAATCACTCAGCTCCAATGTCCAAATTGCATTTACCACCAATTGATGTACCAATATTTAGTG ATGCATACACGTCACGTGCATTTCAAATGGAAAGAGATGCCACGAAGAAGCCAACTATCAACACCTTCCTTGAATACTTGGATAAGAGAGCGCTGGCGCTTGAGAATGCTGATCCGGGCTTCCACGGGCAGCAACGCCAGCCGCAAAAGGAGCAAGGCAATGCCGTTGGTAGGATAGTAGCCTACACAGCTGCGCAGGAGCCTACATGCTTATACT
- the LOC135086281 gene encoding uncharacterized protein LOC135086281 isoform X1, translated as MELNELIAARGYVKGTITRLTSLVSTPQSVKNLSKENLMAKRKKLIDSFSQYEKLNIKILTIQPDDKEDVELFEENYYNIISVIDQELNSRDNRNHSAPMSKLHLPPIDVPIFSGKFSDYVPFKNLFHSLIDQNDSIDNVQKLYYLRSYLKNEPLDLVKNLPLTSESYSQAIKIIEDRYNNKHKLVNEHICLLLDLKPITKSTAVNLREFVSNVKQQISALSNLEPNVSFWDAIILCILYRKLDAYTSRAFQMERDATKKPTINTFLEYLDKRALALENADPGFHGQQRQPQKEQGNAVGRIVAYTAAQEPTCLYCAAAYRAAGAA; from the coding sequence ATGGAGCTGAACGAGCTAATAGCCGCGCGAGGCTACGTAAAAGGTACGATTACACGATTAACTTCACTTGTTTCGACACCGCAGTCAGTTAAAAACTTGTCTAAAGAAAACTTAATGGCTAAGAGGAAAAAATTGATCGACTCCTTTAGTCAATACGAAAAGTTAAATATTAAGATTTTAACTATCCAACCAGATGACAAGGAGGATGTTGAACTTTTTGAGGAAAACTATTACAACATCATATCAGTAATTGACCAAGAACTTAACAGCCGTGATAATAGGAATCACTCAGCTCCAATGTCCAAATTGCATTTACCACCAATTGATGTACCAATATTTAGTGGTAAGTTCTCGGATTATGTACCATTTAAAAACTTATTCCACTCATTAATAGATCAAAACGATTCCATTGACAATGTTCAAAAACTGTATTACCTTCgatcatatttaaaaaatgagcCATTAGATCTTGTAAAAAACTTACCCTTGACTAGTGAAAGTTACAGTCaagcaattaaaattattgaagaCAGATACAACAACAAACACAAACTCGTTAATGAGCATATTTGTTTATTGTTGGATCTTAAGCCAATCACAAAATCCACGGCAGTTAATTTAAGAGAATTTGTGTCCAATGTAAAACAACAAATATCTGCTTTAAGTAATTTGGAGCCAAACGTATCATTTTGGGatgctataatattatgtattttgtaccGCAAATTAGATGCATACACGTCACGTGCATTTCAAATGGAAAGAGATGCCACGAAGAAGCCAACTATCAACACCTTCCTTGAATACTTGGATAAGAGAGCGCTGGCGCTTGAGAATGCTGATCCGGGCTTCCACGGGCAGCAACGCCAGCCGCAAAAGGAGCAAGGCAATGCCGTTGGTAGGATAGTAGCCTACACAGCTGCGCAGGAGCCTACATGCTTATACT